AGTGAAAATCAAACGGCCACAAACACTAACGTAAGTAGGAGACCTTTGCCGAGATCAATCTTGTTTTAGCAAAGAGATTGCAGTACTGGTACGTGAACAAACGTTCCAGACTCAAATTCCTGAGGTGGCAGTAGCTGAGTCAGCAAGGACTTGACCAAGCTCAAAATATGGGACGGGTCATTGGTTATCTTCCTTGAAATAAGAAGAATAATTGCTGCAATTCTAAGCTTTGTGCTGTTAAGGAATGTGTGCTATAAAGGGtctttggtgtcctcatcacAATCCTTCAAACTCTGAGGTCTTTTTAAAAGTTGCCAAACATTTGGACACTTACCAGTGCAATAAATCTCTtaaaattcattttcttcattttacaccattttcttttttttttatttttaactgtatttactgacattggttttctgaagtgttcctgagcccatgtggtgacatcctttacacattgatgtcgttttttgatgcagtgccgcctgagggatcgaaggtcacgggcatacaatgttggttttcggtcttgccgctCACAtgcatttctccagattctctgaaccttttgataatattatggaccgtagatgatgaaatccctaaattccttgcaattgtacgttgaggaacattgtccttaaactgttcgactattttctcacacacttgttcacaaagaggtgaacctcgccccatcttttcttgtgaatgactgagcaatccagggaagctccttttatacccaataatggcacccacctgttaccaattagcgtgttcacctgtgagatgttATAATCAATAGATGCCATACGATTGATTTCCGATTAATCCAGGGTGTATCCACCCTCATGCCCAGTCAGATAGAATGTGCTCCAGCACATACCACGCAGACACCTGGTAGTATTCCAGAAGTGGTGCGAGGACTATAAGAACAAGAAACTTGAATTTGAGATGGAGACCATTCACAAGTAGGGCCAAATTCTTCCCCACAAATTAAAAggaatacaattacaaaaaaaaaaaaaaaaaagtctttaactCAATCATTTTATATTCCCGAGGAGCACTGaagtttcttttctttctttcgtttctTCTGGTCTTTTAGGTCTGCTGTGGCTTTTAACACAAAGTATAAATGAGAAAAGGCTGGGAGAATTAAAAAGGGTCTGGTTTCGTGGTTTAGGTTAGTTTCCTGTGGCATCACATAAAACATGTAATCATCCTTTTCAGGTCCGGAAAGGAAGCTGTGGATGCCAATAAGATCAATGTTGTCTCCAAGAAATGCAGTTCTGTTCGCAATCTCAAGAGCCTGGGCCTCGGAACACACTGATAACCAGAAGCTAAACCCATTCAGTGAATACTTTGACTACGAATACTCTATGTCCATCCGCCTCCAAAAAGGTCAAGATGGATACGGACGCCCCAAGGAGGGTTCTAAAACAGCAGAGAGAGCCAAACGCGCTGAGAAACACATCCAAGGAGAGATCGCCGATATGTGTTACGTAATCAGAACTATGGCTGATCCGGATCAAGACGGAAAGACAAGAGTTACATTTCGAGAACTGTTTGACAGATATGTTCGTATCTCTGATAAGGTGGTGGGGATTTTAATGAGAGCCCGAAAACATGGGAAGGTCCACTTTGAAGGGGAAATGCTATGGCAAGGACAGGACGATGGAGTGATCATCACGCTGCTGGTGTGATAACACTTTTATCCACtaataatttactgtataacctttaaaaaaaaaaaaaaaaagctaggaTCATTGCCAAgcaattttaattttcatttgatCAGTTTTGTCACGGTGTTGGCCAATTTTTTGAGTAATATGCAGGTGATTTTatgaattataataatattaataataataataataataaaattttgtCCTATTTCATGATAATTGCGGAACTTTTTTGTTACAGTTTAAGGTAAAAATTCAAGCTGAAGAATAATTCATACATCCATCCCTTGTCtaatcccatctgactttggggcgagaggcagggtacaccctggactaagaaatgaaaagaaataacaaagaaataaatcaataaatatatgTGCTTTCATAGAGGCATAAACAATGGTCGGGTAAAATTATAATTCATTGTCTGCTTTATTTGGCCAATATAAAATTCGATACCACCAGTTTCATTTTAGGATCAATActcccacaacatgatgctcgAGCGTGTTGTTGGAGCAACCGACATTTTTGGAGCTAGAGTACATCCAAGCAGTAGCCCTTTGGTCTCGTCGAAACAAAGCAGAATTCCCTTGGACgtgatgcatttttttgctaATTTGTTCTCTTAATAGAAAGGACATCTGTCTTGCCACTCGAGATCCACAGACACATGTTCTACAGATGGAAAACAACGTTTAGAGGCGCTGTGAACTTGTATtgtttgtggggttttttttttgacgtagTGATGTCACATTTCAAAGAAAAGTCAAAGCCACAAAGAAAGTGTCGGCAGGGCAGGTTCTACACGATAGATCAGCTGATATGGAGTTAAAACATACCTGAAACGCCTCTTTAAAGTGTAAGTAGCAGCTCCGCCCATTTGACTCTCCACAGCTACTTGAAGGAAGTGCCAGTACAAAAGATTGCCACTATAAATAAAGTGCCTTACAAGTACAAACATGGTATTCACAGTGTAGCCCAGCCCTAATTCTGAAACTTCCGTACCTGGAATAGACACATAATCGGTAAGTTGAATGAAAAACTgtcaatgtttttctgcgttcctgaattaaaatataatatattttactttagtTCCTTTGTTATATGTATTCTCCAATCACAGAGAAAACCACCAAACAGAAAGCAGGTAAGGCTGACCTCTATTACTTAGCTATTGATAAAGATTAATTAAGTGTTTTTCACCCCCTATTCATTGTTTTCACAGAATGTTTTTTATGGCCATagttcttctacttcttcttccAATCAAAGCTTTGGGTGACTGTAAGTCTGCACATTAACAGTGGATAAACGGATCTTTTTGTTACCTTACTTAGAGTTGTTGGACATCTACCCAATGCTCTGCAGTAAagactgtatgtgtgtgtattttttgcaGACCAGCCTGAAAACCAGTATTACTCATTTTCCCCACAAGTGGGCTCAGGGCAGGGCCGCTCGTATGCCATCACCGGCAACGGAAGGATTACCGGTGTCCGAGTGTGGGAGGCCCGCAATAACTACATCTATGGGTGAATAACTAATGCATTTGGCACAGCATAAGCAGTAGGTCAATATTACGTGCCGTCACAGTACAGTGAAAATATAGAAAATCCAAACGTTGTTTTAACGGTAACTTGTCAACACAAAactaacttttatttttttttggtctgatacatttaatttcatGATACATTGTTTTAATTGGACAGTAGCGATATATTATATGAATCCCTTTAAGGGTCACTCAtgaaatactgtaatatacTTGAAACTCTTTATTAATTAGTTTGTCACTGTTTTGTGACTCGTTACTTAGTAACAGTTTATAAATGCCTTTATGGATCAGAATATATAGACATCATATTCAATTGACGTGACATATAGTTATTGGGTAATATAAATTGCTTTATTTCTGCGGAAAATCTCATCCAGGTAATGCTAATCCACAAAGGCTgaatcaaggcaaaaaaaaacaaaaaaaaaagtcatcgttTGCAGAACATTTGCTATAAACACTTTGACGAGTAAGTCGCACCTAGTTCTTTCTCTAACACAAACAATCACATTAAGCTCCACATCCTGGTGATCATTTTAATTTGCAAAGCCATTACATATTAAGAAgccatggtgggcgactggttaacacatctgcctcacagttctgaggaccggggttcaaagccCGACCCGCcgatgtggagtttgcatattctccccatgcctgcgggggttttctccgtactccggtttcctcccacatcccgaaaacatgcatggtaggttgattgaagactctaaattgcccgtaggtgtgaatgtgagtgccaatggttgtttgtttgtatgtgccctgggattggcgggtgaccagttcagggtgtaccccgcctctcgcccacagatagctgggataggctccagcactcccgcgaccctagtgaggagaagcggaacagaaaatggatggatggatggattacctATTAAATGGCAATTTTGGCAAGCTCTTCAATGGTATGGTGGTAAAACTgcaacttaaaaaacaaaactacaactAATTGTTCTTATTATAGTATACTGGTGGTGTTGTGACAACTTTGCATGACTATTTCATTGTTTGTAACTGGACACGATCACCACTCTAAAAACAGACTTCTTTCTCTGTatacttttgtttaaaaacaattgtcacAAAACTTCTCTTTTCATTACAGCCCGAACAACTAGTACATCGTTGCATTTCCTAATTTAGTATTAAgatgttttcttctttctttatcCATTGTAAAAGGTTGACTAGGTCGCGGTTACTGAAAAATAAGTACACAATAAAGGCGTAACATTATGACAATATTTACCTTTTTGATTCATTGAACTAATTTATTCCTATTAATTAAGCTTGTCTATTTTATCTTCATCAGCCTCCAAATTCGTTATGGCTATACTTGGAGCAACGTTACGGGCTACACGTATGGCGAAGTCCAGGAGATACTGTTGTTTGAAGACGAGGCCATCGTGCAGATCTGTGGAAAGTATTCTCACTATGTGCAAAGTCTGGTGTTTACTACCAACCTGGGCCGCTCCCTGTATGCGGGCCAACCCCAAGGCCACACCTTCAACATGTTCCCGACCAATGAGAAGGCTGAACTGCGCTTCATCAGCGGCCGGGTCCACGGAGCCATTACCGCCATTGGGGCACACTGGGCTGTTGTCTCTGATCTTCACGGAACAACTCGCAAACTCGTGTAATGCGGGCAACATCTGGCatggaaatgtttaaatgtaaTATCTCTACTTGCCTGTGTAATGCTTAATCATTTTCTACCCTGATTACATCTCTTCCCATCGCGAATATGTGAAATCCTTCATATCTAATTAACGATCAAACTTGGTCGAACAAACATTGTCACAGCTGCTTCTTCTCCCAgcttcatttgtcatttttgtagtaattatattgtttttgtatgatgCTTTGAAGCCCAGTAAATTgtcattaaacattttgaaatcaaaGATTGAAAATGGAATATAATGCATTGTGTGTAACTTGTAAGGCTTTTTAAACTAATAAACTGTGCTGGCATTTATCTTTCGAAAAATATAAATGCCTGACAAAGTATGATGATCTCAGTCTCACAGTCAAGTGCAAACAGTGATTTGCAGTTAGCAGATATATTGTATAGTTGTTAAATAGAAACCATACATGAATCATACTGTAAAGCTTACAGTATGTCTGCAAGGACCTGAGAGCCACTGTACAATATGATGCATGCATGAGTCGTAtggtttatgtttaacaaccaTACGGTACAATATGTACGGGGTAAGCTACTCACAAAATGTTTGGGATATTCacctttcgggtgaaatttctgGATAAACCTCAAATGCACTAAAAACCTTGACAATGTGAACTTAATTTTACTATTTCTAATCTTTTGAATGCACTGTTCAGTGTTTCGGTACGCTAAAAAGGAGCcgaacggcaaaattcacaacaggtgttccATGAATCGACTCATGCATTTCCTAGTTCGATTTGAATTACGATTAAGTCATCCCTCTTCATCGTGCTGTTCACAATTTGACACCAGGAGACCAAAACAACACCAAGCAATTGATTAACAGTACATTTCCATTGtgaggcttaaaaaaaaagaagaggataTTTAGAAGAAGTAAGTACACCACTGAGTTTAGTGTCACAGTGTCCTCAGCAGGTCGCAACAGAGATaaagagagactggaagaggcACTGAAAGGCATTGAAGTCCCTTCGAAatgttcatggatcaaacacctgtcatgaattttgctgttcagctccttgttagagaacagcaagttgtgcaaacagTACTGAAACATTTAACAGTTGGGTGTACATTCGAACATTTTGCgatcaaattaaggtttcattAATTTAGGTTGATCGTGAAAGTACACCACCAAGCGCCgaatatattgtatttcaatttttctagtagtagtagtgtatATTTGAAGTAAAACACCTCTCAAACTCACCTTTATGTCCTTGACAGgggaaatgttaaatctatCTTGTTTGTTGTGGTACTATGGCAAAGTTATGAAatgttgtgtgtatttttgtcctgtcatataattattataattatttgttgttttgtatgctGCTGTTCCCTCCACCAAAAAATATAACTAGATAACACCCTTCAAACCTTCAAGAAATGATTTGATCTTCTTTTAAAtaagttgtttcttttttttcctcctccaatACCTTATCTGTCTTCCCGCTTGCTAATTCACAATACAtagcatacagtatacagtatactgtagcaCACAAATTGACTGTGATAACTGAAAACTTGTTTCAGGGTTGTTCGTCTGCTTGCAAAGAAACAATGACAATGACTCGCTCATAATCCACACCCATAATTATCAGTTATATCTATTTTACAAAAAAGCAATTACCTGACGGTGGCGGACCAGTCAAGCAACCATCTAAGATTTCTCAATCGCTTCCTTGAAATTGCTTCAACCAGGATGTACTGTCTCTAATCGGCAATGGGCTCTGGCACACTCGAGGCGTGTTACTAAACCTGCTCTCATATAAGAAACAGAAGAATTAGAGCCGCACACGCTGATCTTTGAGCCCTTGCATGTAAAATCTGTGAGTatggttatttgtttttgacaagTAATTACAATTCGACAGTTTGCTATGGCTAATAATCTTCTTATCGATGCAAATGAGTTTGTTATATAGACTATGTTGTATTCCGATTACTTACTAGGTACATGCCAGTTGTTGTGGGATCAGAGAAATAAGACAGGTAATAACTGAGGCTGCTTAAATACCTCACAATACATATTATCCTAAATGAAACAAGTCATTAAACATATATGTATGGTGTATATATAGTtacagctttttctttttttttttttttctttttttttacagaatgcATTCTATTGCGATCATCACTCTTCTCATGCTCACTGTATTTCCAACTGGTAAGTTATTTAATTTTGCAGTATATAAGTTACTCATGTATTTGGGAAGATAACAGTCTGTGTTTGACATGCTGACAGGAAGATTTTAAgaatttactttttctttttcttctttaaccACTTTTCAAAATATCCCACCCGACAGAGACGATATAcaataaaatgataataaaaaacaaacttttgacCCATTTTGAGATCTAAGGTActattataacattttaaatgtgatcCTAACAATACTGACTTGAGCTTTatgcacaaaaaaatatctTCAGTGGCAGCGGACAATCAACATAGAATCCGTAGTCTACATGACTTCTAGCCAagggacatattttacattagaaaaatcccaTGGTACACCACCAGACAATAAATTGGCACAAAAATTCAACAGCAGTATAAAATACAGCATAATTGGAATATGATCTTGCACAGCGAGGTCTATAGTAACTGATGTTCAAGTAATGCAATTCCTTTTCTGTCCATGTGGTATTTGGATGGATTGAAAGTGGATTTATTAAATTCATCATGCTGGACCACAACATCTAAACTTGTCTCAATACAAACAGAACGTATTGGGTCCTCCTTTCCTCATgtctatgttgttgttgttgttgttgtttaaatttTAGTCCAGCCTGAAATGTACTCGTTTAGCCAACCAGTGGGCCCGGGGGGAGGTGACTCATTCACTCTCTCTGGAGATGGTGCCATCACAGCTGTCCGGCTATGGGAGAGATACTACAGTATCGTCACTGGGTAAATATTCAACAAATGTGATCTGATTGAACAATTTGGTAATCGTTATTATAACATGCATGCTAAATTaagtgatttaatttatttgtctCTCCATCAGAATTCAATTCCGCTATGGTCCAATCTGGTCTCCTGTAGTTGGCAAAGAAAATGGCATGGTCAAGGAGATTCAGTTGTTCAAGGATGAAACCATTATTCAGATTTCTGGAAAGTACACC
This window of the Phyllopteryx taeniolatus isolate TA_2022b chromosome 21, UOR_Ptae_1.2, whole genome shotgun sequence genome carries:
- the abrab gene encoding LOW QUALITY PROTEIN: actin binding Rho activating protein b (The sequence of the model RefSeq protein was modified relative to this genomic sequence to represent the inferred CDS: inserted 2 bases in 1 codon), yielding MVVSKGVSDLPNLLQDRTQVEDTNNSEVPMISSSIKMQLVMKTVTSGPQDRNAGIKLLTKRIEKIGSGEDADRLLETKCSPTHHRKCSNMVSSLTQTGKQMENEQKPGKEESMEDLQMLGAGPREPSQHSQLKRETLNMDNEASLSSSMKISDGEPSVKIKRPQTLTSGKEAVDANKINVVSKKCSSVRNLKSXWASEHTDNQKLNPFSEYFDYEYSMSIRLQKGQDGYGRPKEGSKTAERAKRAEKHIQGEIADMCYVIRTMADPDQDGKTRVTFRELFDRYVRISDKVVGILMRARKHGKVHFEGEMLWQGQDDGVIITLLV
- the LOC133471375 gene encoding zymogen granule membrane protein 16-like, translated to MFFMAIVLLLLLPIKALGDYQPENQYYSFSPQVGSGQGRSYAITGNGRITGVRVWEARNNYIYGLQIRYGYTWSNVTGYTYGEVQEILLFEDEAIVQICGKYSHYVQSLVFTTNLGRSLYAGQPQGHTFNMFPTNEKAELRFISGRVHGAITAIGAHWAVVSDLHGTTRKLV
- the LOC133471388 gene encoding zymogen granule membrane protein 16-like: MHSIAIITLLMLTVFPTVQPEMYSFSQPVGPGGGDSFTLSGDGAITAVRLWERYYSIVTGIQFRYGPIWSPVVGKENGMVKEIQLFKDETIIQISGKYTNVMQSIVLVTNKGRALHAGQPRGTSFNMYADNKETQLRLLSGQYRNGFTFFGSHWGVPHYYL